Below is a genomic region from Medicago truncatula cultivar Jemalong A17 chromosome 3, MtrunA17r5.0-ANR, whole genome shotgun sequence.
tatatttttaactgtTTTGAAATATTGAATGTTGTTGCAGTTATAGAATCAACTGGTTTCAATATAAATGATGTCTATCGTGCACGGTTTTCTTCTGTTACCGAGAAAGATGTCCTGAATGCTCTAGACAACCTTGTCAGACCCAACAGGGACGAAGCAATGGCTGTAGATGCTAGGCAAGAGATAGATTTGAAAGTTGGAGTTGCCTTTACTCGATTTCAGACGAGTTTTTTCCAGGGAAAATATGGGAACCTAGATGCCAGAGTCATCTCGTTAGTTTTCTGCTCTCTTCTGTCTTGTATTTTCTGTTTGCCATTTTTctaattagttttaattttttcttaattaaatacGATCTATTAGAACGTAAAAACAATGCAACTTGTGCACATCCCATATTAACAACGTGTTGAATAAAAATTCACTTCTTAATAATGCTtcacgtgtgtgtgtgtgtttgtgtgtgtgtattcCCTGCTTCGATAATAATGTCAAAACTAATATTAGTGAGTTGATGTGATTTGAATGAGGGTTTGCTTAGTTTTAGGCTTGTAACTTGAACAATCTCACATAGTTGAGGACTTCTTAAACACAGTAAACTGCCAATATGTTGAGATCACCAGGCTTGAGGCTTCATTTTGATTCTGCTagttccaaaaaaatatatatttcgttTCGACTGACCAGCTTTCGGTTCTCACAGTTATACTAGTGGTTGAGATTAGCTTGGTAATTATCATGAATCCATTTTCTTTTAGCTCAAGCTTATGGGACAATTAGTGATATGACATGGTATCCTAATTTCATCCTTTATCTGTTTTTAACTAAAGTAGCTGGTGGTCCCTTGGTAATAAATCAGTAATTATGCCTCTACTATAGTCTTGCCGTGCTTTGTTCTGTTCTGCTGCTCATGTTTCAACTTTACGTTTGGGAATTGGGATTTGTTAGGTTGCTAGACTGGATATGCATTGCCAACAGGTAATGCAAGACGCAATGTCTTACTCTGCCAGATTTACTGGCTTTTCAACTCTATTAAATTGTAGGAATGAATGATCACATTTCACAAAATGTCTGATCAACCAACGTACTTGTCATTATATCATGTTGATTAAGCATAGataacattattaattattgCGTTTATATTTCAGCTATGGACCCTGTCAGACTCCAACTTTAGGATTTTGTGTGCAACGGTATTTGCAAATAAATACTTTCAAGCCAGAAAAGTTTTGGAGTTTGCAACCTTACATAATTCAGAGTGGCTATGAAATTCTGCTAGAATGGCAACGCAGCAAATTGTTTGACATAAATGTGAATATTTCTACTCGATCGAAGtatcggtttttttttttttttttttttttttttaatcttgaaCTTATGAAAGACGTCGATTTGATACTTTTATGCCTTTTCAGGTTGCTATGATGTTTCAGAAGCTGGTTGCTGATGATGGAATTGTGGAAGTGACTAACATATCAGAAAAACCGGAAACCAAAGGTCGCCCTGTTGGTCTAAATACAGTGAATCTTCTGAAGGTTGGTGACCAAATGGGGAAGATAGTGGTCAATTATTTAACAAGTAAAGCAACAATTTAACTGTCTAGatgcaaaattcaattttatatatctctctctctatatatattaaatatatccATCAAAGCTAACTGCTATCTGGGAATACATATTATGGGTCAGGAAGTGGAAGTCTAAATACCTTTTTATTGTGACATTCAACCCTGGCAAGGGAATATGTATATGAGTAAGGTTGCTTGAGATTTTGGAGTCAACATAggtttttgggttttttttttttcttttgtcaaattGTCACTGCAATGGagaatatcttatcttatctttttctttttttttataactttttttttcttcttttagtagcatttttaacctaaaatatttctatttccCTCTGATGTGATGCTAAAAAGGAAACAAAGGATTTTGACTTCATTTTCTAAGAGAATGGAAATAGTTATTCTATATCTACCTTTCTTTTTAGTACAcatgttttataaaataacttGATTACAATGTTTGTTCTCTCCAGGTTGCTTCAAGTGCTCTAGGATTTGGTCCTCAGATGGCTATGCAGCTAGCTGAACGATTGTATACTCAAGGCTTCATCAGGTTTTAACATAATTTGTTAGCGTATTATATTAAGATAACGCAAGATTTTCATAAAcgcacaaaataatatttgattggtTTCTGTACGATGCTTCTTAAGCTATCCACGAACAGAAAGCACCGCATACCCTCCGTCATTTGACTTTCGTAGTGCTCTCTCTGCACAAAGAAATAATCCAACTTGGGGTAACTACGTAGAAGGGCTACTCGCCAGCGGTTATCAGAAACCTCGATCGGGAACAGATGTGGGTGACCATCCTCCCATTACTCCAATGAAATCTGCATCAGAGGATATGCTAGGTAATGATGCTTGGAAGCTGTACCAGTATATCTGCCAATACTTCATAGGGACAGTGTCTCCGGACTGCAAGTATATAAGGTAAAATTTATTCTGTCTTAACAATATTTCTTGATTATTTCCTTTTCTGATTTTGGTTCATTCAGTTATTACACAAATGTCCATTGTAATCAGAGATGGTCTGGTTTGTTTATGCTTATTGTGGTCTCTCCGGGTTATCATATTTAACCATTCTGATAATGGCAAGCAATACTAAATTACTAATACTTAGTATTGATGTCAAACATGATGTACCAACTTAATATCCCAAGACAATATCTCTTCATAAGTTCATGATATGTATGCTCTGGAACCTATTGAAATTTCCTCTCTCCGAGTTTACTCTTGTAGTAGTGCTGCATAAGTGCGTATGATCGAGGGTACCGGACATGGCTTCCGccaaattttttgttattacCATAAATTCGTATATAATTGTTTGGTATTATATTGGCATAATGTTTGCATTTTTCCATTTAAGCTTACTCTTTGTTTATAGCTTCGCAAATAATCACCAGTAGATGCTTTGTTATATTGCATGaattggataaacaattatttttcttatacaCTATTGTCCTACTTCCAGGAAAAAGGtcgagtttcaagttggtggaGAGTCCTTTCATTGTACAGGGCAGCATGTTATCACCAAAGGCTTTACAGCTATTATGCCTTGGTTGGCAATAAATGATAAAAGTCTTCCATCGTTTGAAGAAGggcagaaaataaaattatcaaaagttGAGCTCTATGAAGTAAGTATGGAACCTCCTGCCTCAAATTCAGTTTCTGTATACAATTTTTTGGATTTGTCCTGACTACTTGTCACTATCTTGTTGTCTTTTTTTGGGGGTGGTGTAACTGGTGTTGGTGGAAGCATTGGGTAAACCATCAAGGGTTCTGTTCATGggtcattaataataataaacatctGGGTTTGatcatatattcatatatataacCAAATGTTAAACCTCATGTCACATAATTTTTGATGCATTACTGATAGCTAACACCATAAATTCCACAGGGGAGTACCACACCTCCAGATTTTCTTACTGAAAGTGAGCTGATCTCTCTAATGGAGAAGAATGGAATAGGAACAGATGCATCAATTCCTGTACATATCAACAATATATGTGAGCGGAATTATGTGCAGGTAGGTAGTCGACATAGAGCTGtagtttgtttatcattttctacAATTTTTGGATATTCACCTCGTCAAATTGCAGGTACAAGCTGGCCGGAAGCTTTCCCCAACCACATTAGGTATAACTTTGGTAAGAGGTTATCAATCAATTGATCCAGACCTCTGCCTGCCCGATATCCGTAGCTTTATTGAGCAACAAATTACTCTTATTGCTAAGGGTCAGGTAGATCATCACCGTGTAGTGCAGCATGTAATTGAACAGTTCAAACAGAAGTTTTGTTACTTTGTCAAAAAGGTTGGCTATCTACTTTTTAGTGCTTGTTTCTGGGCATCATCTGTATCTACATGATATGATTCTTCTTAGTTTTCACAGCATGTCaagttttcatttgtttattttatctcAACTAAATAATGTTTCTCAATTTAAGTTTGTTTCTAATCCCAATCTGAACATCATTTACCTTtggattttgaaattgtttaattaaaaatttaaaatgaattcaTATTCTTGTTTTCAGTTAGATAGGCTATAATTGGATTAGGCATGTTTGATACATGGTTGTGTTGTCTAATATTTTCCTGTTGTTTCcatcttttactttttatttttgacactGTATttctgtcaatttttttattaataaaaacacACTTgtttaacttttaactattcTGCCTACGAATAGTAATAAATTCAtatctatatattttaaatataagtttaTAGTTAGTGTGCTATGGAGCTTACTTTGTAAGTTAGTAAGTGTTTATGTTCACCATAAGTGTTTTTGTTTCGGTCCATCCTTGCgaattcaaaaacaattatttttagtccctaaagtCACCTTATTTGGCCATATGGCATAATTATATTGGGCCACGTATGACGTTAGGGActacaaaaaatagtttttgaatttcaagggattgaatccaaacaaaaaaacttagggtgactaaaaccaaaaaacactataattgcaaggactaaaatcatatttacgCCTTTCTATTATGACGCTGATCCAATTTTTTCAAGCCAACAACATCATATATGAttgcattatgatttcgaaCTTTTTATGGGAAAATTTCCAAACATGACTCATTTTAAAATAGCTTTTCAAGTTTCACtgtaaccataaaaaaaaaagtttcaatgtAAAATTGTATCTGTTCGACAGGGGTCCAGGGTGTACTTTCTAAGAATACAAGTATTAATTGTTGATGTATGACATCATTTTAATAGCACTTGAAGATTCAGGTATAAATCATTGCTTTAGGATAACAGaataattgttatattttaggacTAAGTTTTGAAAGAATATTACTGTTGAATTATCTGGGGTCCAGGAGATTGCATGGCCGAACTTTTTAGTATCTGTGAGCTGCTGCATGTTTGGTTTATTTGATCAGGAGATGTTCCATAGCTTCCTTATATATTCTTTCATCTCCAAATTTAGTAAGGCCATGAGTCACCATGATGTTTGCAAATAAGTTGCTGATGCATTTATTCTACATTGTTCATCTACTAATTTTGTTTCCATTATCTGGCTCAGATTGAAGCCATGGATGCATTATTTGAAGCACAATTTTCTGCACTTGTTGATTCAGGGCGTATTATGAGTAAATGTGGTAAATGCTTGCGATATATGAAGTATATATCTGTTCAGCCATCACGTTTGTATTGTGGTACATGTGAGGAGGTTTATGATCTTCCACAGAAGGGTACAATAAAGGTAGTAATCATATAACCTGTTTAATAGTATCAGAATCTGATTTCCAGCTTATCCTGTCTTTTCCTCTCTGTCTCTTCTAATCATACAttgtattttgatattttaaactgTTCAAATTATTGTGTTTTTAGATAAGGCAGGAGGGAAAAGAAAGTCTAATAGATTTAAATTACGGTTTGATACAATATACTAAGCACTAACCCttgtttatataaatataatcctAGTTCTAATTAGAAAAGGAAATTAATCATAATGATTGCTAGACTCCTAGTTCTGATTAAATAAAGAAGCAAATCATGGAATATaagcgtgtgtgtgtgtgtgtgtgaatacTAATCCTATGCGATAGTATAAGATATTgtaaataactaaaataaaacccaGGTATGAGacattttctatatattttaacCTAAACTATTAAACTTACTTAACATTTAAACCCTATGTTTACACACAGTTCTAAACAGTAAGCCTGCTGTTTTCACCTGTTGTACCTTGTAAAACAGTTAAGCTGTGGGGAACTGTGAATGGTTTCTATCAAAAGAAAATACTAGTATCATCATGACCAATTAAGTTCAGtactcttcctttttcttcccTCTTCTTATGCCGAAGAGTAAAGATTTCCTCTCTTTCTGTTTATAATTTGTCTTTTTCATTCTCTCTCCTCTCGATTGACCCTGTCCCTATTCATTGTACAGTAAAATTTTACCGTCTCTCTTGCACTCCATCAGATTTGTATAGGCCTAACTTCCTTTCAACTATCTGTGCCTTTTGCCTTGACAAGAATATCGTATAAAATGCCATTAAAAAAAGTCGTACGAAACCTGATATTTTAAGCACTCAAAAACTTCTGATCTGCACGTATATTATCACTAAAGTAGGCTGTTAGAGTTCACCATTTTTCATAATCAGAATCTTTGTTATAGTTTTTGAGTTGCATTGAACAGCCGGGCCCTGCCAGTGACTTAAGATTGTCAGTGATTTAAGATTGTTATGACCATCATTACATGTACTAGCAAGCACCAGcgacttctcttgtttgtttgggcATTACCCAGAGGGCTTGCACCATGCCTGTTTATCTTTCATTCCTTACTAGCTTTGACTGAACTAGTAATCATTTGTTTTACTACTTGGGATACTCTCACAGCTGTATGGAACAAAGATAATAATGAAAATACATTGGGTATCTGTAATTTGATGTCTAAGAACTTTGCTCATGCGGGTTGAGTAATACCTGATTTACATTATTACTTTGGAAGGTTAAAAGTGATTGGGAGGGCATCATGGTATCTTCCCGTTTGATATTCAGCGTGTTCATCATGCATTTGAGAATGTCTTTATTGCTTTATTATACTGTGTGATGTTGTTACTGTTTGTTATCCTCATCGGTATGATCTATCTCTGCAGCTGTACAAGGAACTGACTTGTCCTTTAGACAATTTTGAGCTTTTGATCTGCTCCATGCCAGGCCCGGAAGGTAAATCATTCCCACTATGCCCTTATTGCTACAGCAATCCCCCATTTGAAGGCATCGACACACTCATCAATTCAGCTAAAACTACTACTTCTAGCAAGACTGGCAAGGGAGCTGGCATGCCATGCAACCTATGCCCCCATCCCACTTGCCCAAATTCCTTAGTTTCCCAGGGTGTATGTGCTTGCCCAGAATGCAGTGGGACACTTGTCTTAGACCCTGTAAGTGCTCCCAAATGGCGACTTTGTTGCAATATGTGCAATTGCCTAGTTTTTCTTGCACAGGGTGCTCATAGAATCTCGACAACTAAAGAACGGTGCCCTGAATGTGACTCTTCAATCTTAGAAGTGGACTtcaacaagaaaacaactcCTCTGGCAGACGGGTCTACGTTACACCGTGGTTGCATTCTTTGTGATGTATTACTACATTCCCTTGTGGAGATGAAATATGGGAGAGGCTTCAAGAGTTCAAGGGGAAGAGGTAGAGGAGGAAGAACTCAAAGATATCGGGGCAGAGGACGTGGGAATGCAAAAATGATGGATCCAAAAATGAGTTTCCGAGATTTCTAAGGCTTATTTTATCACATATTTCTTGGGCTATCCTGAATAACCTGTGttgaaaaaattatcacatatttcTTGAGCTATcctttaattcatttatttattgttcaatTACTATAATTTGTTCATTAACATAGTTATCTTCTTTGTTGTTTGGGTCCCGGTCtaattcaataaaaatgaaGCAAATACACTAGGGGTGTTTGGATAAGGcttattacaaataaataaagaaaattgcttttcccACATAAGAAGATgcttaaaaacacatggaaatcaTCAAAAACCCTCGGTGGTAGTTAACTACAACTCGCTTTTCTCTTTTAAAGCGAGCTGAAGTTAACTTACCGCTGGGGTTATTTGGTCATCTCCATgtgtttttttaacaacttcTTAAGTGAGAAAAGCAATGTTCATAGTATTCTTGATAAGTTCGTCAATGTACTTTATGATAAAACAAATCATGAAGATATAATTTTCGTTAGTgaaacttataaattaacataaaagcttaaaAATAAGTCATTCAAATGAGCCctagtttttatttgattatttaaaaaagaagttatcTGCTTAGTAaggataaaatgataaaaacaaaagtttaaGCGAATGTTAATATTGGAAGAAAGAATTTTACACCAAAATTTATGATACTTTTATATAACAGTAAAGatatttgaaaaattgtttactgaattaaataaagaagaattaaattgtaaataaaatagttgtgtttttttttttttttgtggtggctgggGCTCGAACccagatcttgcatatattatgcattatctatATCAACTAAACTAAGCGAACAAATAAAATAGTTGACATAAAGGGTAAaattagaaagagaaaaataataaaatattatattcctTTAgggtttaatatgttttttttttcttcgtttgTAGTCACCAAAAATTTTAAATCAccacttttggttttttttttttgagagaaaatcaCCACTTTTGGTCATCACTTTTAAGTCAACTCTTGTGTAgccatcatattttttaatgaaatttttcagaaatgtttagaatattataagaatcccttcaaaaaattatttttgtttgtcaaaacatgaattaaatatgagtttttttttatggttccAATGGTTGAAAatgcatatttaattcatgttttgttaaaaaattctaataattttttggagAGACATTCTTGAAAATTTTCATCTAAAAATATGAAGGCTACACATGATTTGACATAAAAATGGGGCTAAAAGATGTGATTGAAAACttttggagaagaagaaaaatggacACCAACTTTAgggggactaaaatgaaaagtttatatatttataaagattagaaacatatttaaccattccCTTTATATATACTAGGAGAAAGATGGGCACCAACGAGTTTGTATGTCCCTcctaaaaattttataaaatatgacaCATCGTAATattaagccaaataaaaaacatctaaagtatgaaattttttataaaatatgacaCATCGTAATATTAAGCCAATAAATATCAAAGACTTATGatcaattaattgattttagtAATATATAAAGTTACAGTTATAGTTTATGTATTGTGCGGGCTGCGGAgcatgtaacgccctaattgttatttaattatttttagttgatttaaagtcttttatatgattttaaatgatttatgttgattttgtggtgtggtgtattttattaaatggttattttcattatttaatagaataagtggagaaatagaattattttggagtgtgggagttaattaggatttaataaaaattaagggagtttaatgaaataaagggggagttatagttttaggagtgaggaaaagaaaagggtcagaagcagttttacgtgaaacaaattttgggagagaaaaccaagccaaggggagaacaagagcaagaggggatcgattttgctgtagctttgtttgtgcaattgaattcaggtaagggtgagactatctctcgataatcataatctataatttctgaatattgacctaattgcatagttttggaagataaattgagggttagggtttgatgatgattctgaaggGAAATGGGTaatgatcatgttaattctCTTGTAATATAATGTTcagaatgaaaacttaatcttTGTTGCTGCtgtgatcataaattgattgaaaattatGAGTGATTGGATGAATggatgaatttgtgtatgaagGTGGAATGATctgtaattgttgttgttgatgcatgttttatgttcctttagatgcctaattgtataatgaacctataaacaatctttggaaacatgtttgggcattgggagatcaaaattgggagttttggggtgaaaaatggtttaaacccgtgaaaaattatgcagaaacgatgactgttcccttaagcgagccggaagcgagctgtaagcgaacagctactgtaagtagttcgcttaagcgaagcctcgttcgcttaagcgaagtgcctTTTGACAACATTTcttatttcgcgttcttgtgtctttttcacacgtttctgttttgaattggcctttgatgtacacatgaaagttgtagataattttgttagctttccaatggctttggtttgactttaaaatgatttttggtttaggagttatgatgaaaatactccaagtaggtcttagtgaaatcttatgaaaattcagcacaaccatttccaagttaatccaaaacttagggaataattccaaaACCTCGAAACTAGAAGtattatgagttcaattaaggtgtttaagagtatttaacctaatgttgggtaatgttggttaatgttggtTAATGGTGGGTAATGTTAGTTAATGTTGGTTAAtatgttggttaatgttgtgggtaatgttggttaatgttgggtaatgttggttaatgtgaaatatattcgttatgtggattatataagatgtttaagttgatgttgattaccatttgatattgttatatcttaaGAA
It encodes:
- the LOC11437293 gene encoding DNA topoisomerase 3-beta isoform X1, which produces MALPKVLMVAEKPSIALSIATVLSHGKMNTRRGSTEVHEFDGKFRKAPARFKVTSVIGHVFSVDFPGKYQDWAATDPLDLFQAQVIKNESNPKAHICKHLHQEARGCRYLVLWLDCDREGENICFEVIESTGFNINDVYRARFSSVTEKDVLNALDNLVRPNRDEAMAVDARQEIDLKVGVAFTRFQTSFFQGKYGNLDARVISYGPCQTPTLGFCVQRYLQINTFKPEKFWSLQPYIIQSGYEILLEWQRSKLFDINVAMMFQKLVADDGIVEVTNISEKPETKGRPVGLNTVNLLKVASSALGFGPQMAMQLAERLYTQGFISYPRTESTAYPPSFDFRSALSAQRNNPTWGNYVEGLLASGYQKPRSGTDVGDHPPITPMKSASEDMLGNDAWKLYQYICQYFIGTVSPDCKYIRKKVEFQVGGESFHCTGQHVITKGFTAIMPWLAINDKSLPSFEEGQKIKLSKVELYEGSTTPPDFLTESELISLMEKNGIGTDASIPVHINNICERNYVQVQAGRKLSPTTLGITLVRGYQSIDPDLCLPDIRSFIEQQITLIAKGQVDHHRVVQHVIEQFKQKFCYFVKKIEAMDALFEAQFSALVDSGRIMSKCGKCLRYMKYISVQPSRLYCGTCEEVYDLPQKGTIKLYKELTCPLDNFELLICSMPGPEGKSFPLCPYCYSNPPFEGIDTLINSAKTTTSSKTGKGAGMPCNLCPHPTCPNSLVSQGVCACPECSGTLVLDPVSAPKWRLCCNMCNCLVFLAQGAHRISTTKERCPECDSSILEVDFNKKTTPLADGSTLHRGCILCDVLLHSLVEMKYGRGFKSSRGRGRGGRTQRYRGRGRGNAKMMDPKMSFRDF
- the LOC11437293 gene encoding DNA topoisomerase 3-beta isoform X2 is translated as MYSDFPGKYQDWAATDPLDLFQAQVIKNESNPKAHICKHLHQEARGCRYLVLWLDCDREGENICFEVIESTGFNINDVYRARFSSVTEKDVLNALDNLVRPNRDEAMAVDARQEIDLKVGVAFTRFQTSFFQGKYGNLDARVISYGPCQTPTLGFCVQRYLQINTFKPEKFWSLQPYIIQSGYEILLEWQRSKLFDINVAMMFQKLVADDGIVEVTNISEKPETKGRPVGLNTVNLLKVASSALGFGPQMAMQLAERLYTQGFISYPRTESTAYPPSFDFRSALSAQRNNPTWGNYVEGLLASGYQKPRSGTDVGDHPPITPMKSASEDMLGNDAWKLYQYICQYFIGTVSPDCKYIRKKVEFQVGGESFHCTGQHVITKGFTAIMPWLAINDKSLPSFEEGQKIKLSKVELYEGSTTPPDFLTESELISLMEKNGIGTDASIPVHINNICERNYVQVQAGRKLSPTTLGITLVRGYQSIDPDLCLPDIRSFIEQQITLIAKGQVDHHRVVQHVIEQFKQKFCYFVKKIEAMDALFEAQFSALVDSGRIMSKCGKCLRYMKYISVQPSRLYCGTCEEVYDLPQKGTIKLYKELTCPLDNFELLICSMPGPEGKSFPLCPYCYSNPPFEGIDTLINSAKTTTSSKTGKGAGMPCNLCPHPTCPNSLVSQGVCACPECSGTLVLDPVSAPKWRLCCNMCNCLVFLAQGAHRISTTKERCPECDSSILEVDFNKKTTPLADGSTLHRGCILCDVLLHSLVEMKYGRGFKSSRGRGRGGRTQRYRGRGRGNAKMMDPKMSFRDF
- the LOC11437293 gene encoding DNA topoisomerase 3-beta isoform X3, with amino-acid sequence MAVDARQEIDLKVGVAFTRFQTSFFQGKYGNLDARVISYGPCQTPTLGFCVQRYLQINTFKPEKFWSLQPYIIQSGYEILLEWQRSKLFDINVAMMFQKLVADDGIVEVTNISEKPETKGRPVGLNTVNLLKVASSALGFGPQMAMQLAERLYTQGFISYPRTESTAYPPSFDFRSALSAQRNNPTWGNYVEGLLASGYQKPRSGTDVGDHPPITPMKSASEDMLGNDAWKLYQYICQYFIGTVSPDCKYIRKKVEFQVGGESFHCTGQHVITKGFTAIMPWLAINDKSLPSFEEGQKIKLSKVELYEGSTTPPDFLTESELISLMEKNGIGTDASIPVHINNICERNYVQVQAGRKLSPTTLGITLVRGYQSIDPDLCLPDIRSFIEQQITLIAKGQVDHHRVVQHVIEQFKQKFCYFVKKIEAMDALFEAQFSALVDSGRIMSKCGKCLRYMKYISVQPSRLYCGTCEEVYDLPQKGTIKLYKELTCPLDNFELLICSMPGPEGKSFPLCPYCYSNPPFEGIDTLINSAKTTTSSKTGKGAGMPCNLCPHPTCPNSLVSQGVCACPECSGTLVLDPVSAPKWRLCCNMCNCLVFLAQGAHRISTTKERCPECDSSILEVDFNKKTTPLADGSTLHRGCILCDVLLHSLVEMKYGRGFKSSRGRGRGGRTQRYRGRGRGNAKMMDPKMSFRDF